Part of the Zonotrichia albicollis isolate bZonAlb1 chromosome 2, bZonAlb1.hap1, whole genome shotgun sequence genome, ataggactctgtagatttggctttaggatggcaacaagtttatttaatgtatatctttagaaggttactgtgaatagagctctgttctttgtcttttatgaaccagtctttgttttaactactcttacgtatgttttataagattggatggaaagcttgtcaatatgtcttgttttggtgtgattggttgaaatctaaactgagatggttttatgtcattccgttttaccACACCTTCGAGGTCATTTTCctttaggccagcatgctgttaacatctaacaatgttctgaggctgatgtactaataaacaaaaaaggctggtcagaatttgtccagtgtggtccatatttggactttttgccgcggcaagtgggttcctctcttaagacgtgggttcctgaaaccattggatctatagctaccctggTGCCCGTCAGGCAGGGTGGTGTTAGATCTAAGGTTGGACATGATGATCTTgcaggtcttttccagccttaatgattctgtcATTTATGTAAACACACAGCTACTCTCTGAAAAGCACAAGTCCTGTTTTGCTCATCTTCCAGTCCTCTCCCTCCTATACAGTCAGAGCAGCTGTAAAACTCCCTGGGCTGTGGACTAAAGCCCACCTCTGGGGTTAATGTGGTTTATGCAGTGCTTGGGCTCAGGACTAAGAAAAGCTGCCTAGTGTTAGTCTGCCAAAAATAAAGCTGGTATAAAATTCCCTTAAGTCCTCAGAGGATGGCAGGGAGCCAACAGCTCCTGTGGCTGTTACAGGAGACCCTCAGTTCCATTGGCTGGGGGACATGCACTATCACAAATCCATGGGGAAGGCTCTCCCCAGATGACCTGAGAGACCAAGAGGGGATTACTGCCTCTGGGGTAACAGGACTATCTCTAACACAAGCAAAGAGGGCCTTGGACCTGCCTTTTCCAACTCCATTTGAAACTGTCTTCGTGGGTGAGGGACTCTATTCCCAGGGCACATGGAggcccaggtgccagcagctgcagtggccCATGGAGCTGCAGTGTGAGCAGAACACTCATGGCTTGAATATGGATGTCTGTGTCATCACTTGCAAATACCAAAATGAAATTGCTGTAAAATACGATGAGAGTATTGGAAGACAGGTGTGAAAGCAGCTGACAGTCTGGCCAGGCTACTGGAGGGGCCAGtgagtcccagctgctggaaaaGTGTAAGATGTatattgaagatggagggagaagacccacctttcattgatcagcatcgactccgtttattcactccatcaatcactttttataaccgtgttaattaagttcatgcatattgcaaacccgagctcacaataggtcagagataacacaccaactcctcattatgtttccaataccaagatttgggttctcaaaattatttttgctttcccaaaacagccaaagatagaatatctacttgttatgagaaagctgcctgagaactctggtatgcaaggttctcaaggtcttcatgtttgtcacttttacttgtaattaaaaacaacctgagaacctctgctgtttacagaaactggctgtgagaattttactcctcacagctgccttctaagccatttctgaaaaaatctccaacagatGTAGACCCTAAAGAACAAGAATTACCAAAACAACACGCAGACCCCTGGCACTCCATAACATGGAGCACAGGACTACAGGAGCAGGTCCTGTTAAGCAGCAAAATTTCATCTCCCCTAGCAGAAATTTGGTGTTATGATATATAGACCAGCCCTGAACTGTTAGCTTTAAGTGATGGAGTGTGTAGATAAAGGCACCACAGAGGCGGTATGGAGTTTTGTTACCATGCAACTGTAAGCCATGTTCTTAAAACACTTCCCTTATTTTGTTATTATGTAAGTTTTATTGCTCTTGCTTGTTCCAAAGGTCATTTGCTGTTATCATTTCACCTGAGTGGGCACTTCTAATATTAACTAAAGACATAACAGGAGTTAAATGGGTAGTTAACAGGCAGATAAAGCATTATGTTACAGTGCACATCCAAGTTCCTGCCACTTGGAACACAGACAACATTTTAAATCTGATCACTGCCAGAGCTTTGCTCCCATTATCTACAAGGAAGTACAAAAGAATTTAAGGCACGTGTGACCTGCTGTCTTCAAGTAACAGTGATGCTAGAGAGATCATGCAGAGAGCTTGGCTTCAATTGCTGTTCCTTGACAAGTCTTGTTTCCTTCACGATATAAAATTGAAATACAGTATAAAAATACATCTTTTCAAAGGGTCCAATAGTTCCAAGTCAAATTTCAAGATTATAATGCTATAATAATTAAGATTGAGGTACATTAAGAGTGCAACTTCTGCTGGAGTTTCTTCAGGATACCACATTCAGTACAAGAGAGAGactaatatttttctgttgcttcCCTAGAGAGGCTGCACTTTAGTTTTGCTTAATGTCTCCCATTGTACATGTAATCCAAAGTGTTATTACTGATACCCTGGTTCCTCTGACTGCAGGAGAGTGAGTGGGatttccatgattccatgatttacAGACACTCCTTGAGTACAGCTTTTACAGTTGAGAATGAGCTTCAGCTTCCTTTTCATTGGTGTCTTCATCTTTCttgtcttcttccttttcttccttgctgAACTGGGCTTCAATCTCATTTGGATCAATATAGGTATAAAAAGAAGCCATGATAGCAAAAATGATGCAAACTACCAACAGCAGGGAAGCAAACAGCACATACTCTGCccactgcaaagaaaaaaaaaaacagtaaaacaCAATCCAGAATTTATCCACCAATATTCATTTGTCAAGAGTATTACACCCTTTTAGTATTTTCAGGAAGGAAACTCAGAATGTGAAACTGAGCACACATAACAAGTATCATATGGCTCATAGGAATTAAACATATGATGCATATTAAAGCAACTCAGAATTGAGGCTCTTTCAGCATTTCTATCTttactgaaaaaacaaaaattctgtaaatGCTGAAAAACTCTGCAACATCCTTTTCATGAAGGAAATGGGAATTGAGTGAAAGACTGGGAAGGAAACTCAGCTCCTTCCTTTTGGTCAGATCTCTAAAACCGGGCTGGTACTGATTCTGCTTCCACTTAAAAATTTTTACAGCTGACCTAGCAACCACAAATGTGGGCAGAGATCAGAAACTCTACCTGAAAAACCTCAACGTCTCTGTTTCATGCTCTTTCTGAATAAATTTAGCTTCAACTGGGGACTGTCAGAGCTGTTTCAGAGACATTGAGTGACACAGAATGGCACTCAGAAAGCCATTTTAATTCATTACAGAGCACCACTAATAGCTGCTTTTACCCAGTGCAATATAACAGCACACCTACTGCTTGCACACTTACCTGCTGTTGGATTGCAGATACCCCAGCCACGATAAGGACAATTATGTTACCAACAGCCACAGTCAGCAGCcatccagcctgcagcactgacTTCATGTTAGATGGGGCCTGTAGGGACAGACATTTAAGTTTTGGTGATATCATTTATTTTCTGATGCATTTACTGTAGTCTTTACCTTACAATAAATACTGTTTCTCTGTGGGGAAGAGGATTTCATGGTTTGCTAGGTTTTGGTGGTTGTTGGGGcttttattaaatttatttttttacattaaacATTGCTAGAGAGCTAAACAGGTCCAGAGAAGGCTTTGAGGAGCAAGAGACCACTAGCACACTAACTGTAACACCTTTTACTTACACACACCAAGTAACTAACAGGTGCACAGGTGTAATTTTACATCTCAGGAACATGTGGCACACATGACATGAAGAAATTGAGTGCATCACCTAGCAAATCACACCTTACAACATGTCCATCACTGCAGTTTCTAGATTCAGAATGAAGAGAAGAAATACACACAGCTACTAAAGTGGACTCAAGAGACAAAGGAATTCAAAGTGTATAACTAAACACTAATAAAAGCTAACAAAAAGGCTGTATGGAGTAAACTGGTGGGGAGATGAAGTCTCACTACTTCCTCATTTTATATTTGAGAGCTCTCCAGTTTGGTTTTATTGCAGCAGTACAGTTGCACTTAGTTTCAATAGAAATTTACATGGGAGGAAGAAATTTGAGGACTGGTAGTCAAGTCTTCAAATGATATAACTCAGCATAGGTTCATGGAAAACACCAAATCCTTGGCTAAACAGGGCCAACTTGCATCAGTCTATACAGTCCTTCTAGGAGCTGTGAGGGACATGGGgtcaaagcagcagcacagagccaccacTTCAAAACAATACAACGTGGAAGATCTTAACTTGCACCAAGATTCTTACCTCAGGAAGAGGAATACCTACCTGTGAGTATGAAAACTCCAGCCCAGTGACAGAGAACAGTACTTCTGCacatgcaagaagaaaatactGAGGGATCTGCCAAGCCATATGGATTTTACTTGGTAAAATATCTTCAAAGTACGTAACTTTAAGTATGCTAGCAAAACACTAGAAGTTGCAAAAAGCATGTTAGGAACAGTAATAATGAGTGTACACAGTTAAGGCATTCTAAGCCATTCTATAATTATATAGAAAGTTCAGAGTAAATAACAAATATTGCACATGAAGCACTGCATACCTAGTTAtaaaaaaatagcttttttaCAGCAGATTTCATGCAAATCTGTAGTGTCTAACAGGGCTAAAGGTTTAAGGCCATTAGTGGTGATCATGAATTCTTGCATTATGTTATTACTGTAACCATCATTATTTTTATAGTTTAGTTAACAATGGCTTTGAGTCCTGTTTAGGATACCAGTATTCTATCATCTATACTTAAAAACAAGAGGAAATTAAAGGATTAAAGACAAGAGGAATAATTCTacaagtgatttttttcattaaagaaaaGTATCAGCATGGAAAGGAATTCTATCTATATTGTCCATCCAGTAACAGTGGCAACTCACATCATCAAGTGAAATGGTATAGGCAACTCCATATTCAAGTATCTTGGAAGAAACTACACAATAGGTCAGAGCTGTTGAAGCGCTAATGGTATATGgcctgaaaaagaaaaacccaaaccaaacagtTCAGAACATAGGTGTTGTCAATTGTGTGCAgcacataatttaaaaaagctCTGTGCCCTTTTCCCAAGGACAAGTATGTGTAGAAGATTAGATTAGGATAAAAGAAATGCTTACCAGCTTGGATTTGGAAGAATGCTGTAATTACTGACAGAAAGAGGATCCAGTTTTCCAAATCTGATGTTGTCCATTAAAACATTGGCAGTTAAAGGCAAATTGTTTATGAACCTTTAAAATGAAGGAGTGATTAAATACGACAAAAAACATACAGAAGTCAAAGAATCCAGGTTTTACTTTCAATAATATATTGGCAGCACAACAAGTATCGAGTCTTCCCATTGAAggccttttttttaaaaaaatcaattaacaTTTTGGAAAAAACTCTAAATCTCCTAGAAATGTAGCTAATACAAAAAGCCAGTTAGATCCCCATCAGCCCACTACCTCAGGAGAACATCAAAAGTGAGCCACTACTACAACCACTAGGAAATGCATCTACAAGTGGGAGAtgcagaagaaaagcagagaggGGAGAGGTGATCTTGGATACCTCTTATGCAGGATTAAAAATGAGGTATAGATATGTAATCCATGCCATTTGTTCAATAAAAAAACAAATCTAGGCAATGGAATGAAGCATACACTTCCAATTTTAGCTAAATTACACCCAAGCAGGTGTGCAAGATAACTTAAGTGAATCGTGACTCAGATATTATCCCATCCCCTAAAACGTCAAGGGAAGTGTCCAGCAAGATGTGAGTTCCTAAAGTATAGAAAACTTTATTTCAACAAGAAGAGGCTACCCAAAGACAGATTGAAGAGAGAGTCACATTAGTGTCAAAATTTAGACAACAAAAAAAGCTGTACCTGACGAGGCTTTTTCCATCTTCTGGTTTTGATGTGACATTGTCCTCTACCTAGTGGAAGAGACCATTATCAAAATATGTTCTTGGCATCAGAGAACACCTTAAACATGCACTATTACACAGCAGTGGGACTTAACAGAGGCTTCAGAGCAAGACTCCAGACCTTCCTCTTTAGGTCCCTACTAGCACACACATCTACTAGAAAACACTGTATGACCACACACCTAAGTCTTGGTGAAAGTGTAGTTGTCAACGTACATAAGaaattggtaattttttttctaaaggacATCCTGGGGTACTCTCTGCAGCTTACCAGTCTTACTGGTCCAGCAGAGACAAGGAGAGACAGAAAACAAGACAGTGGAAAAAATTTATCCAGAGCTTGTCCTCTCAGCCTCACACACTCCACATAGATCGTTGTCAGAACATTGATTCATATATTAAGAAATAAGCAGACTTACCCAAGTAGAACTGATGTCTGTTGGACGGTGTTTAAATGCCAAAGTGTAGCGTTGTCTCTCTAGCAAGTCCAAATGCTCAGTTTTATTTAGAGTTGCAGAAATTATGTCTAATGATTGCAGTTTAGAAGTCTCAAATGTCATGTAGCCAGTCTACAAAGACAAATTGCAATGGATTTCTGTGCAACTGTGTACTTGTCTATTGAGAGAATGTTACGGGCTCTGGGAGGGTCAGAAATTTACACATGTTACTTCTGAAGTGCCAGAGATCATGAACATCCcctcattttcatttttgatttgttttctaCATCAAGCATTAATTCCATTTGATCATGATTTTTTATTAGTTTAATTTGTTACACAAGCTTCACAGTTACATGAGCTTCCCACAAGCATTATGGAATAGCTGCTCTACTTTCCTATTTCTTGCTCCAGATAAATCAGGCTTACCATAAACACCCAATAAAATTCTGTTCAGCCGCAGAAGCACTAGCATAAGATGTGATGCAGTATTTTCCAAAAAAAGCAGTAATGCTATGttttaaatattcaaaacaCATTTATTCAACATAAAATACTTAAACCATTAATAAACATGTTAGTGCTACAGTAAAATAGGCTCTTTGTTTTATGGGATTATCAAAAGCACTTTATAATCCACATCTGGATGATAAAGTGTCTGTAATAGGAAACAGACCACTCTATACCTTTCATTTTCATGTGTGTACCATGGTACATCAATTCCCTGTCTGTATATAGTGTGGGTGCCCTTATCTTCTCCTCACAACCCTGCTCCTGTGAGAGGCAAATTTGGAGGAGGTTGGAATAAGACCTCTCCAAGGGAAACAGAGCTACAGGCTATCAGAGAACACACTTTCTAAATTTCATTATCCAAAACATCCATCAGAGCCACCACATTTTGCTGTCAATAGAATTACCAATGCTGTGCTGTATTAGAACCTGAATAGTTCTTTGGCAGCAAAACATGAAGCCACAGAAGTTCCCTGTTCAGGTAAGTCATCACAGTGTCAATCCTCACAGTGATAACAGCAACTCACTAGAGCTGAATGGACATTAACTGCAGGAAAGGGCTACTTTTAGGAAATGGAGCCTTTTTAACAAGAGTGAAATTTTCATCTAGTTCCAAATTTCTTAAGTTTATGGAAGTTTCTTGGGAAAACCTGTAAAAAAAACTGGTAATACCTCAAACATTGACATAGTTACCATTTCTTCATTCACTGTGTTTTCAGTAACAATTCATTCCACAGTACgaaaaaaaagagaactcaTTAAAATGATTGGAGTAAAAACGCTGTAGAATaaataatagaataaaataaaggtaatgttgcagtgtgttttaaacttccgggtcccttacccaggtgtgccaaaacccttctctccccctcgccccctgctgggctgtcaatcagttttaacattccaacaaggcgtcgtgtggttgggcaagttcaaaggatgcccctaaGGCCCAGATGTCATTGGTCTGTCaaggtgtccctcgtcccttgagaccccgcccctcccacctggttggtggctcacctgtcccctcccctccccctgagcttaaaaggtgaatcaggCCATGCGGTCGgtattctgttggagctcttcccaagatgcagacctctgtaaccatggaataaacctctggatattaaaccctccagcagaatcctctcctttttctcttcaccattgcctgaagctttcctcctgaggtaaatgaagttcctaacaagcctggacttgtttagtgcccagctgcaaccaccagcaagctaaaggtgtctctggcgtgatacaccacagttgctgcctttggcctggcagcgagggtcagactggcccaggcataatctaactggtaatattgggattcttattccaataaGGTAATACTACAAAAGCATTGGCTAAAACTGACGGAACCAGAATTGGATCTGAAGCCCTGTCAGCCAGGTTGGTGGTAGCAGTCTGATGAAATGGTAGCTACAGTCATTGTTGGAGTGATGGATGGGATTCTATCTAAGCGgtgatcctgtagaaaggtCTGATCTTTCTAGAGGTCCTGTGGTAGTTATCAAGCTCTTGTCCTCAGGGAATCCAGTGATTCTTGTGGTGTTCTGAGCCTCTGATTACACCCAGGTGGAAATGCTTGGTTCACAATGCTTGCATTTCAAAATGGTGTGCTGTAATTTTATGAGTCATGCAGTGAGACTTGATGGCCCATTAGCAGATATAGCCTCTGGAGGGAGTTATCAGGTCTGACTTGAGGAGAAGATAAAGAACACCTCTCCACCTGTTTTGACAGCTTATGAAGATGGTAATGGAATACAGATTTCAGTTACATCTTACATCATAACCTAAAAAACTCCCTtagatttttaaagttttaattaattttaattatttattagaaTGTTTCTCATCTACCCTTACTTACCGCTTCATTAGGTGCTACCTCCACACTCTGAAGTTGAGGCTGGAACTGAACTGTTGCAGGAACAGCACCCAGATTTATTAATTTGATTTCAGTTTGCCCAGCTGCAGGGGAAACTTGATAGGTTTTCTAtaggacagaaaaaaaagtaaaatcagtGCTCAAGGTCACTTGGAAAAATTACTATTATAATTACTGTAATCTTTAATATTTCATGTTGAAGATGAGCATCTGCCCACTGCTCTGTGACTGTCTGACAGAGGAGACTGCAATCAGGTTTTGTTACTAATCTCATAAGTTGCCTAAGGAAAGATGTCTCTCATCCTCAACAGACACCTCTAGACGGCTGCTCAGATCTTGGGATGCAATGGATCACCACCCAGAGGTGTTGCCAACATCCCAACTACAGGGGAAAGATTCATTGGGCTCAGACATGGCAGCTCCCTTTGGGGCAAGGAAGCTTAGGGGAGACAAATCCTTCCTTCCACAAGTGTCATCTTTGCACCTGCTGTGATGATGCTTCCCAGACTGTCACACTTCCCCTCCAGACTAAATCTCAGAAGAGGTCAAACATAAAAAGCTGCCCTCTGGTGGGCCAACCAAGTGTCTGGTTTCCAGCTTTTAGTCTCAGTTTAGAGATTGAGGTTGCCTTTAATGCGTGATTTGTATTAACTGCAATGCGGTGTTTTGCAGAATGGTGTTTGTTGCTTGTTAATTTTCCTATGCTAACAACAGTATTGCAATCTATTTCCCCTCCCTCTACTTCTATGCTTATATGATTGGCTCCAAATTTAGGACTCTTGATACATTTCCCCCTTAAACACACCTTTTATTCCCTGAATTAACAGCTAAATATTAATAGTAAATACTTGCATGTGGCTGAACTTACATCTATTTGCACTTGCACGAGGGCAGCAGCAACAAAAGCCATGGAGCCGAGGAACATCCCCACAGTCATCTTCTTCAGGGGCCTGGCACAACAAAAGACACAACAGATTCAAGAAAAGTGACAATTCAAAGCTTCAGCTGCTCgcttttttctttccactctGGGAAACTCAAATGGCCACAACTAGCACATTATTACATTTTGGATGTTTTTACAGAAAGTGTTCTGCTAAGCTGGGAACTTCTCAATTCATAGCCACACTATCAGGAAATGCATCTTTCCTGCAGCATCCTAACAACCTGTTACTCTGCATCTGCTGGGCTCATTGACTGACCATGATTATTTGgttcctgaaaaaaaatctggttttgcaggaaaaaaaaccccaatccaaTACAGTTGTTAGCTGTAAAACAAGAAAGAGACAAGAAGATATACCTTTAAAAACAGAGTAACAGCTTGTCTCCATATTGCTATGTTTAAATAAGATTGAACAAAAATGGTCAGGGAAATTTGTTGGATTAGGAGACCTCTACTGGCATGCAGTTAAGTTGTAAGGATAGATTTAGAGTATATGTGTCATTTGTGGCATCATTTATCCAGTTCAGAATATGCACAAATGAATGACAGTGTTCCCAGCATAGCACACCCCCTAGATTTTTAACAGCTATATGGAAAAACAGCAGTGCACTTTGGCTGTTTCAAAATTATCTGAAGAACTGTATTCTCTTCTGCCTCTCCAAGCATTCTTGCAACTGCCAGACACTTCTTTAAAAACATTGAAAAATAAAGTGGAATACTCCCAAAGCTTCACCTAGAAGGATTCAATAAGTCAGACTTCCCAGCTGAGACTGAAGAGGAAATGTTTTGTGTCTCAGTTGCTTTTTAGCCCAAAGCATGACAAATGCCAAGGATGTATGTTGTCTTTCTACTTCATTTGTTCctcaggagggagaagggacagaTATAAGGGAAATGGAAACCAATCAAAATCATCTCTCCTGCAATCAAAAGATTTTGTCCTTAACGGAAAAGCATTGTCACTCGTCTCTTAAGATTCTCCTCTTATAATCTGTGATGCCTCTACATACCACTTGCAGTATTCtggtttttttatgttttgttgAAATATTAAACCATTTTAAATACACTTCTCTTTCATCCTTAGCTGAATGCTTGCTCTTTTCTTACATTAAGGCTGGAAGAGCCAGTTACAGAAACCAATAAAATGAGCCTCGTTTGAAATCAGGTAATAACATCAACTTACGTAAAATTCAGCTTGCATTTCTTGATTAAAGGATAAACCAAATAATCTGCAACTGGGATAATTATAAAAATCAGGATTGGCTTCACAATCTGGGGAAGATGAACAtgagagaaaaattaaatatttttcaaagtgCTTTTTATAAGTGAGGGCAATATGTATACAATCTTTAAGAAGTACTTGAAATTTGTAGATAGAAAATTAACATACCTGCATTTGGTCTGGTTGAATTTGAAAACCCtggtgaagaaaaaagaaataatttttagtaTTGTGACAACAAATGAAACGGGTCTGTAAAGTggtaattaaagaaaaaatgaataaaaagtaACCTACAAAATCCCCATCCATTGCTGTGGCTTGCAGTGTCCATCTTGACCCCTTaataagagaagaaaaaattagaTGTCACAGTAAATCAATGTTCTCAAGGTCCTTTTGAATTGTTTTCATAAGTGAAGTGTTGGAAAAGACATGCAATACAAGACAAAGTAAAGCTAGCTTGCTATGGGAGTATTCTTAGTCTGCAATGTAAACCTTGGAACAAAGTGGCCCATTCCACTTCCTTTACTTGTTTTGTGaaatacagcagaaaagaaCTTAGATGCAGAAATCAGCTGGAGAGAGGGCAGGGGCATCCTGTggagggcactgctgggtgctgggcataggagccagcccagggcccGTGTGCCACtggcctgagccccagcagcccccacaTCCCACTCAcccatccttccttccttcccagagACAGAGGACAAGCCAGGGCCTGACCTGCCTGGAGCCCCCTGCCCCAGAAactgcctgtggctgggacaggcagggcagACTTCAGGCCTGAGCCCAGGATGGGACAAGAACGCTACTGCTGCATCTGTCACAAGGTCCTTCAGCCAGCCACAACACAGCATTGCCTGAGATATTACCCTGGGAATGAGTACTGAGCTCTGAATTTCACAGCAGGAATTCAGAGCTCCAATTGCAACAGGTCACGCTGGCAGCTACAGCTCACAGGCACTGCACTGGAGCAGTAGGACATGGGGACTCTGCAGCAAGCTTCCTCCCATCTGCCTTGGATAAGGCTTTTAACCCCTGGCTCTCTCTCAAGCA contains:
- the LOC102060442 gene encoding solute carrier family 15 member 1; the protein is MLNLLELWLAVKSVSLGCTALSSHSLCLQRPRSRFPLGATFIINSDFFERFSFFVTAGVLIIYCINFLRWDVRFTAAIYHTFVALCHLTPILGAIIADSWLGKFKTILYLSIVYIIGQAVLTVSSINDLTDHNQDGSPDNVAVHTALSMVGLILIAFGTGAIKPCVSAFGGDQFEDDQENQRSKFFSYFYENTVVASFISAIVIPRLMASECGIHSKQQCYPLGFGVPAALMAVFLVVFVIGSRKYKKVKPQGNVMLEVSKCVGFAIKNRFRHRSKEFPKREHWLDWASDKYDKRLIAQIKMVLRVLFLYIPLPMFWALFYHQGSRWTLQATAMDGDFGFQIQPDQMQIVKPILIFIIIPVADYLVYPLIKKCKLNFTPLKKMTVGMFLGSMAFVAAALVQVQIDKTYQVSPAAGQTEIKLINLGAVPATVQFQPQLQSVEVAPNEATGYMTFETSKLQSLDIISATLNKTEHLDLLERQRYTLAFKHRPTDISSTWVEDNVTSKPEDGKSLVRFINNLPLTANVLMDNIRFGKLDPLSVSNYSILPNPSWPYTISASTALTYCVVSSKILEYGVAYTISLDDCFASILKVTYFEDILPSKIHMAWQIPQYFLLACAEVLFSVTGLEFSYSQAPSNMKSVLQAGWLLTVAVGNIIVLIVAGVSAIQQQWAEYVLFASLLLVVCIIFAIMASFYTYIDPNEIEAQFSKEEKEEDKKDEDTNEKEAEAHSQL